Proteins from a single region of Pongo pygmaeus isolate AG05252 chromosome 3, NHGRI_mPonPyg2-v2.0_pri, whole genome shotgun sequence:
- the GRK4 gene encoding G protein-coupled receptor kinase 4 isoform X14, with translation MEMAGKVFACQVRATGKMYACKKLQKKRIKKRKGEAMTLNEKRILEKVQSRFVVSLAYAYETKDALCLVLTIMNGGDLKFHIYNLGNPGFDEQRAIFYAAELCCGLEDLQRERIVYRDLKPENILLDDHGHIRISDLGLAMEIPEGQMVRGRVGTVGYMAPEVVNNEKYTFSPDWWGLGCLIYEMIQGHSPFKKFKEKVKREEVDQRIKNDTEEYSEKFSEDAKSICRMLLTKNPSERLGCRGEGAAGVKQHPVFKDINFRRLEANMLEPPFCPDPHAVYCKDVLDIEQFSAVKGIYLDTADEDFYAQFATGCVSIPWQNEMIESGCFKDINKSESEEALPLDLDKNIHTPVSRPNRGFFYRLFRRGGCLTMVPSEKEVEPKQC, from the exons GTTTTCGCCTGTCAAGTGCGAGCCACAGGAAAAATGTATGCCTGTaaaaagctacaaaaaaaaagaataaagaagaggaAAGGTGAAGCTATGActctaaatgaaaaaagaattctGGAGAAAGTGCAAAGTAGATTCGTA GTTAGTTTAGCCTATGCTTATGAAACCAAAGATGCCTTGTGCTTGGTGCTCACCATTATGAATGGAGGGGATTTGAAGTTTCACATTTACAACCTGGGCAATCCCGGCTTTGATGAGCAGAGAGCCATTTTCTATGCTGCAGAGCTGTGTTGCGGCTTGGAAGATTTACAGAGGGAAAGAATTGTATACAG AGACTTGAAGCCTGAGAATATTCTCCTTGATGATCATG GACACATCCGGATTTCAGACCTCGGTTTGGCCATGGAGATCCCAGAAGGACAGATGGTTCGAGGAAGAGTTGGAACAGTCGGCTACATGG CACCTGAAGTTGTCAATAATGAAAAGTATACGTTTAGTCCCGATTGGTGGGGACTTGGCTGTCTGATCTATGAAATGATTCAGGGACATTCCCCATTCAAAAAAttcaaagagaaagtcaaacGGGAGGAGGTTGATCAAAGAATCAAGAATGATACTGAGGAGTATTCTGAGAAGTTTTCAGAGGATGCCAAATCTATCTGCAGGATG TTACTCACCAAGAATCCAAGCGAGCGGCTGGGCTGCAGGGGCGAGGGAGCGGCTGGGGTGAAGCAGCACCCTGTGTTCAAGGACATCAACTTCAGGAGGCTGGAGGCAAACATGCTGGAGCCCCCTTTCTGTCCTGAT CCTCATGCCGTTTACTGTAAGGACGTCCTGGATATTGAGCAGTTCTCGGCGGTGAAAGGGATCTACCTGGACACCGCAGATGAAGACTTCTATGCTCAGTTTGCTACAGGGTGTGTCTCCATCCCCTGGCAGAATGAG ATGATCGAATCTGGGTGTTTCAAAGACATCAACAAAAGTGAAAGTGAGGAAGCTTTGCCATTAGATCTAGACAAGAACATACATACCCCGGTTTCCAGACCTAACAGAGGCTTCTTCTATAGACTCTTCAGAAGAGGg GGCTGCCTGACCATGGTCCCCAGTGAGAAGGAAGTGGAACCCAAGCAATGCTGA
- the GRK4 gene encoding G protein-coupled receptor kinase 4 isoform X15 → MYACKKLQKKRIKKRKGEAMTLNEKRILEKVQSRFVVSLAYAYETKDALCLVLTIMNGGDLKFHIYNLGNPGFDEQRAIFYAAELCCGLEDLQRERIVYRDLKPENILLDDHGHIRISDLGLAMEIPEGQMVRGRVGTVGYMAPEVVNNEKYTFSPDWWGLGCLIYEMIQGHSPFKKFKEKVKREEVDQRIKNDTEEYSEKFSEDAKSICRMLLTKNPSERLGCRGEGAAGVKQHPVFKDINFRRLEANMLEPPFCPDPHAVYCKDVLDIEQFSAVKGIYLDTADEDFYAQFATGCVSIPWQNEMIESGCFKDINKSESEEALPLDLDKNIHTPVSRPNRGFFYRLFRRGGCLTMVPSEKEVEPKQC, encoded by the exons ATGTATGCCTGTaaaaagctacaaaaaaaaagaataaagaagaggaAAGGTGAAGCTATGActctaaatgaaaaaagaattctGGAGAAAGTGCAAAGTAGATTCGTA GTTAGTTTAGCCTATGCTTATGAAACCAAAGATGCCTTGTGCTTGGTGCTCACCATTATGAATGGAGGGGATTTGAAGTTTCACATTTACAACCTGGGCAATCCCGGCTTTGATGAGCAGAGAGCCATTTTCTATGCTGCAGAGCTGTGTTGCGGCTTGGAAGATTTACAGAGGGAAAGAATTGTATACAG AGACTTGAAGCCTGAGAATATTCTCCTTGATGATCATG GACACATCCGGATTTCAGACCTCGGTTTGGCCATGGAGATCCCAGAAGGACAGATGGTTCGAGGAAGAGTTGGAACAGTCGGCTACATGG CACCTGAAGTTGTCAATAATGAAAAGTATACGTTTAGTCCCGATTGGTGGGGACTTGGCTGTCTGATCTATGAAATGATTCAGGGACATTCCCCATTCAAAAAAttcaaagagaaagtcaaacGGGAGGAGGTTGATCAAAGAATCAAGAATGATACTGAGGAGTATTCTGAGAAGTTTTCAGAGGATGCCAAATCTATCTGCAGGATG TTACTCACCAAGAATCCAAGCGAGCGGCTGGGCTGCAGGGGCGAGGGAGCGGCTGGGGTGAAGCAGCACCCTGTGTTCAAGGACATCAACTTCAGGAGGCTGGAGGCAAACATGCTGGAGCCCCCTTTCTGTCCTGAT CCTCATGCCGTTTACTGTAAGGACGTCCTGGATATTGAGCAGTTCTCGGCGGTGAAAGGGATCTACCTGGACACCGCAGATGAAGACTTCTATGCTCAGTTTGCTACAGGGTGTGTCTCCATCCCCTGGCAGAATGAG ATGATCGAATCTGGGTGTTTCAAAGACATCAACAAAAGTGAAAGTGAGGAAGCTTTGCCATTAGATCTAGACAAGAACATACATACCCCGGTTTCCAGACCTAACAGAGGCTTCTTCTATAGACTCTTCAGAAGAGGg GGCTGCCTGACCATGGTCCCCAGTGAGAAGGAAGTGGAACCCAAGCAATGCTGA